In Mycobacterium gallinarum, a single window of DNA contains:
- a CDS encoding AMP-binding protein → MVETSLPDLLREHASLQPDEIAFTFVDYEQDWAGVPERVTWPQLYRRVRNVARELRGCAAPGDRAVILAPQGLDYILAFLGALQAGIVAVPLSVPLGGASDERVDSVLRDASPTAVLTTSAVVDHVVPHVTAQPLEPRPSIIEIDSLELDAPVRAEDPGDIQQTTAYLQYTSGSTRQPAGVMISYTNLQANFEQLMAGYFAHRDGIAPFDSTIVSWLPFYHDMGLVLGVCAPILGGYSAVLTSPVAFLQRPARWMQLLATNTHAFSAAPNFAFELAARKTSDEDMTGLDLGNVETILSGSERVHPATLQRFTERFARFNLHDWVVRPSYGLAESTVYAATSRAGQAPTIVDFETDKLAAGQAKRCTNGGGTPLISYPLTPSPTVRIVDPDTHTECPPATTGEIWVHGDNVALGYWHKPEETQRTFGATLINPSAGTPAGPWLRTGDLGFVTEGDLFIVGRIKDLLIVYGRNHSPDDIEATIQEISGGRVAAIAVPDNEIEQLVVIAEVKRRGDSGNEVMHKFDTLKREITSAISHTHDLAVADVVLVSPGSIPITTSGKIRRATCIDHYRTGQFTRQDA, encoded by the coding sequence GTGGTTGAAACGTCCCTCCCGGATCTGCTGCGCGAACACGCCAGTCTTCAGCCGGATGAGATCGCATTCACGTTCGTCGATTATGAGCAGGATTGGGCCGGCGTTCCCGAACGAGTGACATGGCCGCAGCTGTATCGGCGAGTGCGCAACGTTGCCCGTGAGCTTCGAGGCTGTGCAGCACCTGGTGATCGTGCGGTGATATTGGCCCCGCAGGGACTGGATTACATCCTGGCGTTCCTGGGGGCGTTACAGGCCGGGATCGTCGCGGTGCCGCTGTCGGTCCCGCTGGGCGGCGCCAGCGATGAGCGCGTCGATTCGGTGCTGCGCGATGCGTCACCCACGGCGGTTCTCACCACGTCCGCAGTCGTGGATCACGTCGTCCCACACGTCACCGCGCAGCCGTTGGAGCCGCGACCCTCGATCATCGAGATCGATTCGTTGGAACTGGACGCTCCGGTGCGAGCTGAGGACCCGGGCGATATCCAACAGACGACCGCGTATCTGCAATACACATCGGGATCCACCCGCCAACCCGCCGGCGTGATGATCTCCTATACCAACCTTCAGGCGAACTTCGAGCAATTGATGGCGGGTTATTTCGCGCACCGAGACGGTATTGCACCCTTCGACAGCACCATCGTGTCGTGGCTGCCCTTTTATCACGATATGGGTTTGGTTCTGGGAGTATGCGCACCGATTTTGGGCGGATACAGCGCTGTGCTCACCAGTCCGGTGGCTTTCCTGCAGCGCCCGGCCCGGTGGATGCAGTTGCTGGCCACCAACACTCACGCATTCTCGGCGGCGCCGAATTTCGCGTTCGAACTCGCCGCACGAAAGACCTCAGACGAGGACATGACCGGACTCGATCTGGGCAACGTGGAAACCATTCTCAGCGGAAGCGAACGCGTACACCCGGCCACACTGCAACGCTTCACCGAGCGGTTCGCCCGGTTCAACCTCCACGACTGGGTGGTCCGACCCTCATACGGACTTGCCGAATCCACCGTCTACGCCGCGACCAGCCGAGCGGGCCAAGCCCCCACCATCGTGGACTTCGAAACCGACAAACTCGCCGCAGGTCAGGCCAAACGCTGCACCAACGGCGGCGGCACACCACTGATCAGCTATCCGCTCACCCCATCGCCCACGGTGCGCATCGTCGATCCCGACACCCACACCGAATGCCCGCCGGCCACCACCGGCGAGATCTGGGTGCACGGCGACAACGTCGCGTTGGGCTATTGGCACAAACCAGAAGAGACCCAACGCACCTTCGGCGCCACCCTGATCAACCCGTCAGCAGGCACCCCGGCCGGACCGTGGCTGCGGACCGGGGATCTGGGCTTTGTCACCGAAGGAGACCTGTTCATCGTCGGCCGCATCAAAGACCTGTTGATCGTCTACGGGCGCAACCACTCTCCTGATGACATCGAAGCCACGATTCAGGAAATATCAGGCGGCCGGGTCGCCGCCATCGCGGTACCCGACAACGAAATCGAACAACTCGTCGTCATCGCCGAAGTCAAACGACGCGGCGACTCCGGCAACGAGGTGATGCACAAATTCGACACCCTCAAACGTGAAATCACCTCAGCGATCTCCCATACCCACGACCTCGCCGTCGCCGACGTAGTGCTGGTATCACCCGGCTCAATACCCATCACCACAAGCGGCAAAATACGACGAGCAACATGCATCGACCACTACCGAACCGGCCAATTCACCCGCCAAGACGCGTAA
- a CDS encoding acyltransferase family protein, which produces MSQTNRALPIEAVHSPRSAQSGFRDDIEGLRAVAVLAVVLFHADVPGVGGGYVGVDVFFVISGFLITRLLFREVSTVGTVRLRRFYGARARRLLPASATVGIVTAIASALLLPPLQARSVFGDGIASALYVGNYWFALHNVDYLAPIMPESPFQHYWSLGVEEQFYLVWPPMIIATAWLIRRRRRRKGTHAAPPKRPYVPFLIVLSLVAAGSFAMSLAITYVLPAVAFFSLPTRAWQLAVGGLVALTASQWGRLSATPAAIAGWGGLALVLLSCTLFSASTPFPGAAALMPVLGAALVIGAGCAAPSRGCGSFLAVSPMRAIGRVSYSWYLWHWPVLLFAPLLLGQPLGLAGRLAAAAVSAGLAVLTLHLIENPLRFAAPVRRSPAVSLALGGAATAAAALVCVVLLVWVPVPVGRGAPQAPLTITAAPPPTGGNVDTYNAAVQHSFAQVQSALAAATHQKAVPSNLDPPLSDAAAQLNAIFLNGCMRNALQSGQPECATGETASSTTVALVGDSNAAMWRPAFQQVAEQRAWRLVTMAKAVCPMLDLPFANPLFRLATRCEQWRAQIIDRLHAEHPRLVVLSVYRGYRAGNRFQPGFTSYSPAWLESLTRLVRQLRNTGADVLVLGPIPDPPSDVPICVSGHLDDAMACSEPRSAVVNPAGIAAESTATEAGGGQYVDLTQLFCTPDRCLVIVGNTLVYFDSNHVTSEYSRQLAPAIEAIADRALARR; this is translated from the coding sequence GTGAGCCAGACCAATCGCGCATTGCCCATCGAGGCTGTGCATAGTCCGCGGTCGGCACAGTCGGGGTTCCGCGATGACATCGAGGGCCTGCGCGCGGTCGCGGTGTTAGCGGTTGTCCTGTTTCACGCGGACGTGCCCGGCGTGGGCGGTGGGTACGTCGGCGTGGACGTGTTCTTCGTCATCTCCGGCTTCCTGATCACCAGATTGCTCTTTCGTGAGGTGAGCACCGTCGGTACCGTGCGGCTCCGTCGGTTCTACGGTGCACGCGCCCGCCGACTGCTGCCGGCATCAGCCACGGTGGGCATCGTCACTGCAATCGCCTCGGCTTTGCTCTTACCTCCGCTGCAGGCCCGGAGTGTATTCGGAGACGGGATCGCCAGCGCACTGTATGTCGGCAACTACTGGTTCGCGCTACACAACGTCGACTACCTCGCACCGATAATGCCGGAGTCGCCGTTCCAGCACTACTGGTCTCTGGGCGTCGAGGAACAGTTCTACCTGGTGTGGCCGCCCATGATCATCGCGACAGCCTGGCTCATACGGCGTCGGCGCCGACGCAAGGGGACTCACGCCGCACCACCGAAGCGTCCATACGTCCCATTTCTGATAGTCCTGTCTCTTGTCGCGGCCGGATCGTTTGCGATGTCGCTGGCGATTACGTATGTGCTCCCCGCTGTGGCCTTCTTCTCGCTGCCCACACGAGCCTGGCAGTTGGCCGTCGGCGGCTTGGTAGCGCTGACGGCCAGCCAGTGGGGCCGACTATCCGCGACACCGGCCGCGATTGCGGGGTGGGGAGGGCTGGCTCTCGTCCTGCTGTCCTGCACCCTGTTCAGCGCGAGCACCCCGTTCCCTGGTGCTGCCGCGCTGATGCCCGTCCTTGGCGCCGCTTTGGTGATCGGTGCCGGCTGCGCCGCACCCTCTCGAGGATGCGGTTCATTCCTAGCCGTGTCGCCGATGCGAGCGATCGGCCGAGTGTCGTATTCGTGGTACCTGTGGCACTGGCCGGTGCTGCTGTTCGCACCACTGCTGCTCGGCCAACCGCTAGGGCTAGCGGGCAGGCTGGCGGCGGCCGCCGTCTCCGCCGGACTGGCGGTGCTCACCCTGCATCTCATCGAGAACCCTTTGCGGTTCGCCGCCCCGGTACGCCGGTCCCCCGCCGTCAGTCTCGCGCTTGGTGGCGCCGCCACTGCAGCCGCCGCTCTTGTGTGCGTAGTGCTGCTGGTATGGGTTCCGGTCCCGGTCGGCCGCGGCGCGCCCCAGGCACCGCTGACCATCACTGCCGCGCCTCCCCCCACGGGTGGCAACGTGGACACCTACAACGCGGCGGTGCAGCACTCGTTCGCACAAGTGCAATCCGCACTCGCGGCCGCCACTCATCAGAAGGCCGTACCGTCCAACCTCGACCCGCCACTCAGCGATGCCGCAGCTCAACTGAACGCCATTTTCCTCAACGGCTGCATGCGCAATGCTCTCCAATCCGGACAACCAGAATGCGCGACGGGCGAGACCGCCTCCTCGACGACGGTCGCCCTGGTCGGCGATTCGAATGCTGCGATGTGGAGGCCGGCTTTCCAGCAAGTCGCCGAGCAGCGGGCGTGGCGGTTGGTGACGATGGCCAAGGCGGTCTGCCCAATGCTCGATCTGCCATTCGCCAACCCACTATTTCGCCTGGCCACCCGATGTGAGCAATGGCGCGCTCAGATCATTGACCGCTTGCACGCCGAGCACCCTCGGTTGGTCGTGCTGAGTGTGTATCGGGGATATCGCGCGGGGAACAGATTCCAGCCGGGTTTCACGTCGTACAGTCCGGCGTGGCTAGAAAGCTTGACACGCCTGGTGAGGCAGCTGCGCAACACGGGTGCGGACGTTTTGGTGCTCGGACCCATCCCAGACCCGCCCTCGGACGTTCCGATTTGCGTGTCTGGACACCTCGATGACGCGATGGCGTGCTCGGAGCCTAGGTCGGCGGTGGTCAATCCGGCCGGCATCGCGGCCGAGTCCACCGCGACCGAAGCCGGTGGCGGGCAATACGTTGACCTCACACAGTTGTTCTGCACACCCGACCGTTGCCTGGTGATCGTCGGCAACACGCTAGTTTACTTTGACAGCAATCACGTGACATCGGAGTACTCGCGACAATTGGCGCCGGCTATCGAAGCAATTGCGGACCGCGCGCTCGCTCGCAGATAA
- a CDS encoding aspartyl/asparaginyl beta-hydroxylase domain-containing protein, translated as MNEVRGFLARAFGRLFMAVFGALYRLYTRASLLGDHEFFDNKDFPWVGAVEADWRKVRAELDALLPYAADMPNFQDISKDQKALSQDDGWKTFFFYAYGIKAAPNCRRCPETARLLKNIPGMKTAFFSILAPGKELPPHRGPYKGVLRLHLALLVPEPAEQCGIRVGSQTRHWQEGRVMIFDDTFEHEAWNRTDGFRVVLFVDLMRPMRFPANVLNSVATWLIALSPFVLGNLGSYSRWEKRFEAAVNQGAAAN; from the coding sequence ATGAACGAGGTGCGTGGGTTCCTGGCGCGCGCATTCGGACGCCTGTTCATGGCCGTTTTCGGCGCGCTATACCGGCTGTACACTCGCGCCTCGCTGCTCGGTGACCACGAGTTCTTTGATAACAAGGACTTTCCGTGGGTCGGGGCCGTCGAAGCCGATTGGCGCAAGGTTCGAGCCGAACTCGATGCACTGTTGCCCTACGCAGCGGATATGCCGAACTTCCAGGACATTTCGAAGGACCAGAAAGCTCTTTCCCAGGACGATGGCTGGAAGACCTTCTTCTTCTATGCCTACGGAATAAAGGCCGCACCGAACTGCCGCCGCTGTCCGGAAACCGCCCGGCTCCTCAAGAACATTCCGGGCATGAAGACTGCTTTCTTCTCCATTCTCGCCCCAGGCAAGGAGTTGCCGCCGCATCGTGGCCCATACAAGGGAGTCCTTCGCCTCCATCTCGCGCTGCTCGTTCCCGAGCCGGCCGAGCAGTGTGGCATCCGCGTCGGGTCGCAGACCCGTCACTGGCAAGAAGGTCGGGTGATGATCTTCGACGACACCTTCGAACACGAAGCTTGGAACCGAACCGACGGCTTCCGGGTGGTGCTCTTCGTCGACCTTATGCGGCCAATGCGCTTCCCAGCCAACGTGCTCAACTCCGTGGCGACGTGGCTGATCGCACTCTCGCCCTTCGTCCTTGGCAACCTTGGCAGCTACTCCCGCTGGGAAAAGCGCTTCGAGGCAGCCGTCAATCAGGGCGCCGCCGCCAACTAG